A window of the Acidobacteriota bacterium genome harbors these coding sequences:
- a CDS encoding ABC transporter permease codes for METLLKDLRFGIRMMTRSPGFTLVALITIALGIGANTAIFSVVNTVLLRPLPYEDPGRLVVLWEKQGRIEHASPSLPDFVDWRDRNQSFEQTAIARRDNVNLTGTGEPERLIARQITANFFSTLGVTPQAGRSFSEEEEQTKAPVVLISDGLWKRRFGSDPALVGKPITLYDSSFTVVGILPPSFQFYTPADVFVPLSFMPDRLKQAREEHGGMVAIARLKPGVNAQQAQADMDIIAEALEQQYPKTNNGLRVTINSIYNDMVGDMRPSLLLLLGAVGFVLLIACANVANLLLARGAARQKEIAIRSALGASRFRVVRQLLTESVALSVAGGALGLLLAMWGAELLLAAIPNSIPWIKEIALDHNVLGFTLAASIVTGIVFGLAPALQSSGPDLNETLKEGGRGSTAGRHRMRSVLVVAEVALALVLLIGAGLMLKTFSRLRQIDAGFNPRNLLTMTFSLSPTRYSEGTRARAFYKQLEQRIGSLPGVQAAAFTSSVPLGGANVTSVLLEGQKFSSYGDQNLTVNSQVGAGYFRAMGIPLLSGRTFTEQETDKTPLAAIIDDNMARELFPDRDPIGQRLFLNEGNIRFEVIGIVKHIKHLSWEADAQSNIRFQMYANYNQIPDQYFAPATRTMSLVVRTESDPLALAPAVRGQVLDVDKDQPVYNVKPMEELITASISQQRFAMMLLVAFAGVALMLAAVGIYGVMSFSVTQRSHEIGIRMALGARGSDVLNLVVTQGLKLVIAGIALGLVGAFALTRLMTSLLFGVSATDPAIFVVTSAALAGVALAASFIPARRATKVDPMVALRCE; via the coding sequence GACGCGAAGCCCCGGTTTCACGCTGGTCGCGCTCATTACGATAGCGCTTGGCATCGGAGCGAACACCGCGATTTTCAGCGTGGTCAACACCGTGCTACTGCGCCCGCTCCCCTACGAAGACCCGGGCAGGTTAGTCGTGCTTTGGGAGAAGCAGGGTCGAATCGAGCACGCATCGCCTTCGCTTCCTGACTTTGTCGACTGGCGCGATCGGAATCAAAGCTTCGAACAGACGGCCATCGCCCGCCGCGACAACGTTAACCTCACCGGTACCGGTGAGCCTGAACGATTGATCGCGAGACAAATCACCGCGAATTTTTTCTCGACGCTTGGGGTTACCCCTCAGGCTGGCCGTTCTTTTTCCGAGGAAGAAGAGCAAACCAAAGCGCCGGTAGTCCTCATAAGCGATGGATTGTGGAAACGGCGATTCGGATCCGACCCGGCGCTGGTCGGCAAGCCCATCACGCTTTACGACTCGAGTTTCACCGTCGTCGGAATCCTGCCGCCGAGTTTTCAGTTTTACACGCCGGCCGATGTGTTCGTCCCGCTAAGCTTCATGCCTGATCGCTTGAAGCAAGCGCGAGAAGAGCACGGAGGCATGGTGGCGATCGCGCGGTTGAAGCCCGGTGTTAACGCACAGCAGGCTCAAGCGGATATGGACATCATAGCCGAAGCGCTCGAGCAGCAATATCCGAAGACCAACAACGGCCTTCGAGTGACGATCAACTCGATCTACAACGACATGGTAGGGGACATGCGCCCGTCTCTGCTGTTGCTTCTGGGGGCGGTTGGCTTCGTGTTGTTGATCGCCTGCGCGAACGTAGCGAATCTTCTGCTCGCGCGAGGCGCCGCGCGGCAAAAGGAAATCGCGATTCGCAGCGCGCTGGGCGCAAGCCGATTCCGAGTTGTCAGGCAACTGTTGACTGAAAGCGTTGCGCTTTCGGTGGCCGGAGGCGCGCTGGGGTTGTTGCTCGCAATGTGGGGCGCCGAGTTGCTGCTGGCAGCGATACCCAACAGCATTCCGTGGATCAAAGAGATCGCTCTCGACCATAACGTGCTCGGCTTCACGCTTGCGGCGTCGATCGTGACCGGGATCGTCTTCGGTCTCGCGCCGGCGTTGCAGTCTTCAGGGCCCGATCTGAATGAAACGCTCAAAGAAGGCGGGCGAGGCTCGACCGCCGGCCGCCATCGCATGAGGTCGGTCCTGGTAGTCGCGGAAGTAGCGCTCGCGTTGGTCCTGCTGATCGGCGCCGGCCTTATGCTAAAGACGTTTTCCCGGTTGCGCCAGATCGACGCCGGGTTCAATCCCCGGAACCTGCTCACGATGACGTTCTCGCTGTCGCCGACGAGGTACTCCGAAGGCACGAGGGCGCGAGCGTTCTACAAACAGCTCGAACAACGCATCGGATCTTTGCCTGGGGTTCAAGCGGCGGCCTTTACCAGCAGCGTGCCGCTCGGCGGAGCCAATGTGACCAGCGTGCTGCTCGAAGGCCAAAAGTTCTCCAGCTACGGCGACCAGAATTTGACGGTGAATTCGCAGGTCGGCGCCGGCTATTTTCGCGCGATGGGCATTCCGCTGCTCAGCGGAAGGACCTTCACGGAACAGGAGACCGACAAAACGCCGCTGGCAGCGATAATCGATGACAACATGGCGCGCGAGCTCTTTCCCGATAGAGATCCCATCGGCCAGCGCCTGTTTCTGAACGAGGGCAACATCCGATTCGAGGTAATCGGGATAGTGAAACACATCAAGCATCTGAGTTGGGAAGCCGACGCGCAATCGAATATCCGATTTCAGATGTACGCCAACTACAATCAGATTCCGGATCAATACTTCGCCCCGGCGACCCGGACCATGAGCCTTGTTGTGAGAACTGAGTCGGATCCGCTTGCTCTTGCGCCGGCGGTGCGCGGGCAGGTACTCGACGTCGACAAGGACCAGCCCGTTTACAACGTCAAACCGATGGAGGAGCTGATCACAGCTTCAATATCGCAACAACGATTCGCGATGATGCTGCTCGTAGCGTTTGCAGGTGTTGCCCTGATGTTGGCGGCTGTTGGCATCTATGGAGTGATGAGCTTTTCGGTGACGCAACGCTCGCACGAGATCGGCATACGCATGGCGCTGGGAGCTCGCGGGAGTGACGTTTTGAACCTTGTTGTCACGCAGGGGTTGAAGCTTGTAATAGCGGGCATAGCCCTCGGATTGGTGGGAGCGTTTGCATTGACGCGATTAATGACGAGTCTGCTGTTCGGCGTAAGCGCGACGGACCCGGCGATCTTTGTGGTGACTTCAGCAGCGTTGGCCGGAGTGGCTCTGGCAGCCAGTTTCATCCCGGCGCGCCGCGCGACGAAAGTAGATCCGATGGTGGCGCTCAGGTGTGAGTGA
- a CDS encoding ABC transporter permease, with protein sequence MESLFQDLRFGLRMLFRSPSFTLVAVGVLALGIAASTAIFSVVNAVLLRPLPYAEPDRLLLVQESLPKLNLATGAVSAAEFWDYKDGNGVFSNIAAFTTENLNLTGQGEAARIQVARVSASLFPLLGVPPKIGRAFTEDEDRQGAAAVILISERLWGTRFGSDAEISGRTVRLDEKPYTIIGVMPARFQFPSTDNTFSDSVDLWVPMAMTAEEKHRRDSFDYGVIGRMKPGVSFEHAQSDIQAVSERMQNEHPDIYKGNIEIAASVIGLEQQMVKPVRTVLLVLFGAVGLVLLVGCANVANLLLARSQGRVKEMAIRTAVGASTGRLLRQLLTESLLLALLGGGLGLLLASWAVELMVKFGPSNLPRLLEVSLDGRVLGFTFAVSVLTGVIFGLAPAIQSSRVNLNESLKESGGRASGGRASKRLRGTLVVFETASALVLLIGAGLLIGSFIRLLHAPPGFNPEGVVVARTSMPANRYPKIELGKAMYKRALEGIAALPGVEAVSVASNLPLSDDWTIGFRIEGEDQNTFHTASNAWVSNDYFRAMGIQMLEGRGFTDDDREGAVLVVVINQTFAHKFWPGEDPIGKRIRWGGFEARGGVTWLNVTGVVADVRVSSLETEPRPASYMPIFQVPRTRRNVVFIARTSGDPAAFVPAIRERIRAVDEELPVYDVRTMSNVIAESVEQRRFAMLLISIFAAAGLLLASVGLYAVMSTLVEQRTREIGIRVALGARGIDVLKLVVRQGALLTLMGVALGLVCSFALTRTIQSLLFGVSATEPIVFITVPLLLMIVALGACLVPARRATKVDPMTALRYE encoded by the coding sequence ATGGAAAGCCTCTTTCAAGATCTACGCTTCGGGTTGCGAATGCTGTTTCGCAGCCCGTCCTTTACGCTTGTCGCCGTTGGGGTGCTGGCGCTGGGAATCGCGGCGAGCACCGCGATCTTCAGCGTCGTCAACGCGGTTCTTCTGCGGCCGCTTCCGTACGCTGAACCCGATCGACTTCTGCTCGTCCAGGAGTCGCTGCCTAAGTTGAATCTCGCAACAGGCGCGGTCTCGGCAGCCGAGTTCTGGGACTACAAAGATGGCAACGGCGTCTTCTCGAACATCGCAGCGTTCACCACCGAGAATCTGAATCTGACGGGGCAGGGCGAAGCGGCGCGTATTCAGGTCGCTCGCGTATCGGCGAGCCTCTTCCCGTTGCTCGGCGTGCCGCCGAAAATCGGGCGCGCGTTCACCGAAGATGAGGACAGGCAGGGCGCGGCCGCAGTCATTTTGATCAGCGAGCGGCTGTGGGGAACCCGCTTCGGCTCGGATGCCGAAATCTCAGGGCGAACGGTAAGGCTCGACGAGAAGCCTTACACAATCATTGGCGTTATGCCGGCGCGTTTTCAGTTTCCCTCGACAGACAACACGTTTTCGGATTCAGTCGATCTGTGGGTGCCGATGGCGATGACCGCCGAAGAGAAGCACCGTCGCGACAGCTTCGACTACGGTGTCATCGGCCGCATGAAGCCCGGCGTGTCGTTCGAACATGCGCAGTCAGACATTCAAGCCGTCTCCGAGCGGATGCAAAACGAACATCCGGACATCTACAAGGGCAACATCGAGATTGCCGCGAGTGTGATCGGACTCGAACAACAGATGGTGAAACCGGTGCGAACGGTTTTGCTGGTGCTGTTCGGCGCCGTTGGGCTCGTGCTTCTCGTTGGTTGTGCGAACGTCGCAAACTTGCTGCTTGCGCGATCTCAGGGGCGCGTGAAAGAGATGGCGATTCGCACCGCTGTCGGCGCGAGCACCGGACGGCTTCTGCGGCAACTGCTGACCGAGAGCTTGCTGCTGGCGCTGCTTGGCGGAGGGTTAGGGTTGCTGCTCGCTTCGTGGGCAGTAGAGCTCATGGTGAAATTTGGCCCGAGCAACCTGCCTCGGCTACTGGAGGTCAGCCTCGACGGGCGCGTGCTCGGGTTTACCTTTGCCGTTTCAGTGCTGACCGGCGTGATATTCGGATTGGCTCCCGCGATTCAATCATCTCGGGTGAACTTGAATGAGTCGCTCAAGGAGTCAGGTGGCCGCGCAAGCGGGGGCCGCGCGAGCAAGCGTTTGCGTGGCACGCTTGTAGTTTTTGAGACCGCCTCGGCGTTGGTGCTGCTGATTGGCGCCGGCTTGTTGATCGGTAGCTTCATCCGCTTGTTGCACGCGCCGCCCGGGTTTAACCCGGAAGGCGTAGTGGTCGCGCGCACCTCGATGCCGGCGAATCGCTATCCGAAGATCGAGTTGGGCAAGGCGATGTACAAGCGCGCGCTCGAGGGCATCGCGGCGCTGCCTGGCGTCGAAGCCGTCAGCGTCGCTTCCAATCTGCCGCTTTCCGACGACTGGACCATCGGCTTCCGCATAGAAGGCGAGGATCAGAATACGTTTCACACCGCAAGCAATGCCTGGGTGAGCAACGACTACTTCCGCGCGATGGGAATTCAGATGCTCGAGGGCCGCGGCTTCACCGACGACGATCGCGAAGGCGCAGTGCTCGTGGTGGTCATCAACCAGACGTTCGCGCACAAGTTCTGGCCTGGTGAGGATCCAATCGGCAAGCGCATACGCTGGGGCGGTTTTGAAGCTCGAGGGGGAGTGACGTGGCTCAACGTCACCGGCGTCGTTGCCGATGTGAGAGTTTCTTCGCTTGAGACGGAACCTCGGCCGGCTTCATACATGCCGATCTTTCAAGTTCCGCGCACGCGGCGGAACGTGGTCTTCATCGCGCGAACCTCGGGTGATCCGGCCGCGTTTGTTCCGGCAATCCGAGAGAGAATCAGAGCCGTCGATGAAGAGCTGCCGGTCTATGACGTCCGAACGATGAGCAACGTGATAGCCGAATCGGTCGAGCAACGAAGATTCGCGATGCTGTTGATCTCGATCTTTGCGGCGGCGGGTCTGTTGCTCGCGTCGGTCGGGTTGTATGCGGTTATGTCGACCCTCGTTGAGCAGCGCACTCGCGAGATTGGCATTCGCGTAGCGCTCGGCGCACGGGGCATTGATGTGCTGAAGCTGGTTGTGCGCCAGGGAGCGTTGCTCACGCTGATGGGTGTTGCGCTGGGGTTGGTGTGCTCCTTTGCGCTGACCCGGACTATCCAGAGTCTGCTGTTCGGCGTCAGCGCGACTGAGCCGATTGTTTTCATCACAGTTCCGCTGCTGCTGATGATAGTGGCTCTGGGAGCCTGTTTGGTCCCGGCGCGCCGGGCTACGAAGGTAGATCCGATGACGGCGCTTAGATACGAATAG
- a CDS encoding ABC transporter permease: protein METLLQDLRYAVRMLRTKPSFTIIVVLALAIGIGANTAIFSVVNAILLRPLPYKNADRISMIWMDNPKLGVAQDWHSYPNYVDYTEQNQVYEDMAAFNDRSFNLTGTGDPVRVVGVWTTASLFSVLGVEPALGNIFTQAEEEPGKDLVVVLSNGLWKRRFGGDPGIVGQSISLNGVNRTVLGVMPASFTFPEKQTELWIPLALNPQRRQARNSISYKAVGRLKPGVTIEQARADMGGIAKRLDDQYSQSGYGINLVPLHDQETGTVRPALLILLGAVAFVLLIACANVANLLLARAALREKEVAIRVALGAGRWRIIRQVLTESALLALAGGAAGLLLAVWGLDVLVALSPSDIPRLDQTGIDGRVLAFTLGVSLLTGLIFGLVPALQSSKSDPNESLKEGGRGSTGGVRGRRVRNSLVVSEIALSLVLLIGAGLLIKSFMRLQQFELGFNPDSLLTMRIQLPGSKYRDGKQIVGFYQQLLQRMEAVPGVQSAGAISSVFITDTPNSTNFSIEGRPVPTGAEAIEVPLDSISPSYFRAMGIPLLRGREFDDRDVDGATPVVIINQTFANRFFDGEDPIGKRFVYGGPAPQNPWITIVGVVADMRRTGFDKAPRPETFLPEAQNPDNALTIVARTATDPASFAGALRNEVWAIDKDQSVYDIKTMHQTLSEKMSQRRFNMLLLGVFAAVALTLAAVGIYGVISYSVTQRSHEIGIRIALGAQSGDVLKLIVGQGITMALIGVSIGLGAAFVLTRLMSTLLFGVSATDPITFGAIALVLTGVALVASLVPAHRATKVDPMAALRYE, encoded by the coding sequence ATGGAAACTCTGCTTCAAGATCTTCGTTATGCGGTTCGTATGCTTCGTACCAAGCCTTCGTTCACGATCATAGTAGTCCTGGCTTTGGCTATCGGCATCGGCGCGAACACCGCGATTTTCAGTGTGGTCAACGCCATTTTGCTTCGCCCGCTGCCTTACAAGAACGCGGATCGAATCTCGATGATCTGGATGGACAATCCTAAGCTCGGGGTGGCGCAAGACTGGCACTCGTATCCGAACTACGTCGACTACACAGAGCAGAACCAGGTCTATGAAGACATGGCCGCCTTCAACGATCGAAGTTTCAACCTGACCGGGACCGGCGACCCGGTGAGAGTTGTCGGCGTATGGACCACCGCAAGCCTGTTCTCGGTCCTCGGTGTCGAGCCTGCCCTGGGGAACATCTTCACTCAAGCGGAGGAAGAGCCTGGCAAAGACCTGGTCGTAGTCTTGAGCAACGGACTCTGGAAAAGACGCTTTGGCGGCGACCCCGGCATCGTCGGCCAGTCTATCAGCCTCAACGGCGTCAACCGAACGGTCCTCGGAGTCATGCCGGCAAGCTTCACCTTTCCTGAGAAGCAGACCGAGCTGTGGATACCGCTTGCGCTCAACCCTCAAAGGAGGCAGGCGCGGAACTCAATTTCATACAAGGCCGTCGGCCGGCTCAAACCTGGCGTCACGATCGAACAGGCGCGCGCTGATATGGGCGGCATCGCGAAACGGCTTGACGACCAGTACTCTCAATCGGGCTACGGAATAAACCTGGTGCCGCTGCACGATCAGGAGACTGGCACGGTCAGACCGGCGCTGCTGATACTGCTCGGCGCGGTTGCTTTCGTTTTGCTGATCGCGTGTGCCAATGTCGCGAACCTGCTTCTGGCGCGCGCGGCGTTGAGAGAAAAGGAAGTGGCGATCAGGGTAGCGCTTGGGGCGGGCCGCTGGCGAATCATCCGGCAGGTGCTGACCGAGAGCGCCTTGCTCGCCCTGGCCGGCGGCGCGGCCGGGCTGCTGCTTGCCGTGTGGGGGCTGGACGTACTGGTGGCGCTTAGCCCGTCGGACATTCCACGTCTCGATCAGACCGGCATCGACGGCAGGGTGCTGGCATTCACGCTTGGGGTCTCGCTGCTCACGGGATTGATCTTCGGCCTCGTGCCCGCGTTGCAATCTTCGAAGTCCGACCCGAACGAATCGCTCAAGGAAGGCGGCCGAGGATCGACAGGCGGAGTCCGCGGAAGACGCGTTCGCAATTCACTCGTCGTTTCAGAGATCGCGCTTTCTCTGGTTCTGCTCATCGGCGCGGGCCTGTTGATCAAGAGCTTCATGCGTCTTCAACAGTTCGAGCTCGGCTTCAATCCGGACAGCCTGCTGACGATGCGGATTCAGTTGCCGGGCTCGAAGTATCGCGACGGCAAGCAGATTGTGGGCTTTTATCAGCAGCTTCTCCAGCGAATGGAGGCAGTGCCCGGCGTGCAATCGGCCGGCGCGATTTCGAGCGTGTTTATCACCGACACCCCAAACTCCACGAACTTCTCGATCGAAGGGCGGCCGGTGCCAACCGGAGCGGAAGCGATCGAGGTGCCCCTGGACTCGATATCGCCCAGTTACTTCAGAGCGATGGGCATACCGCTGCTCCGCGGGCGAGAGTTCGATGACCGCGATGTAGATGGCGCGACACCGGTCGTCATAATCAACCAGACCTTCGCCAACCGGTTCTTTGACGGCGAAGACCCGATAGGCAAGCGATTCGTTTATGGCGGCCCGGCGCCTCAGAATCCCTGGATCACAATTGTAGGGGTGGTCGCCGACATGCGCCGCACCGGATTCGACAAAGCCCCGCGTCCGGAAACTTTCCTGCCTGAAGCTCAGAACCCCGACAACGCGTTGACGATTGTCGCGCGCACGGCGACCGATCCCGCGAGTTTCGCCGGGGCGCTGCGCAACGAAGTGTGGGCGATAGACAAGGATCAATCGGTCTACGACATCAAGACCATGCACCAAACGTTGTCGGAGAAGATGTCGCAGCGCCGCTTCAACATGCTGCTGTTGGGTGTGTTCGCCGCGGTGGCTTTGACGCTGGCGGCGGTCGGCATCTACGGCGTGATCTCGTACTCGGTCACCCAGCGCTCGCACGAAATCGGGATTCGCATAGCGCTCGGAGCGCAGTCGGGCGATGTGCTCAAGCTCATCGTTGGTCAAGGCATAACGATGGCGTTGATCGGAGTGTCGATCGGTTTAGGAGCAGCGTTTGTCCTGACGCGATTGATGTCGACCTTGTTGTTTGGCGTGAGCGCAACCGATCCGATCACGTTCGGAGCGATTGCACTTGTTCTGACAGGAGTGGCTCTGGTAGCCAGCCTGGTGCCGGCCCACCGCGCGACGAAAGTCGATCCGATGGCCGCGCTGAGGTACGAATAA